One part of the Eucalyptus grandis isolate ANBG69807.140 chromosome 10, ASM1654582v1, whole genome shotgun sequence genome encodes these proteins:
- the LOC104443994 gene encoding NAD(P)H-quinone oxidoreductase subunit S, chloroplastic: protein MASTLPNLHPPPCLQSAFLGRGVTRLHKPSVAFSRHGPSAIPSRPCAKFDLSEILGGRGLCNGEKGIEQELKRTVGEPSPSSDVEKPAEAEEPSLALSSGKPAGDAVASAAETVPEDAFDKELMGLTGGFPGGEKGLQSFIEKNPPPPKKPAEKASAAAVPSLKKPKAPELPILMPGMIALVKNPNNPYYMYCGIVQRITDGKAGVLFEGGNWDRLITFNLDELERREKGPPMKNPRSVIIENLLKNEP from the coding sequence ATGGCTTCCACCCTCCCCAACCTCCACCCTCCTCCTTGCCTCCAGTCCGCATTCCTCGGCCGCGGTGTCACCCGCCTCCACAAGCCGTCGGTCGCATTCTCAAGGCATGGCCCGTCGGCGATCCCTTCAAGGCCGTGCGCGAAGTTCGACCTCTCTGAGATACTCGGTGGGCGAGGCCTTTGCAATGGCGAGAAGGGCATCGAGCAGGAGCTCAAGCGGACCGTCGGAGAACCGTCCCCGTCGTCTGATGTTGAAAAGCCTGCAGAAGCCGAAGAGCCGTCCCTGGCTTTGAGCAGTGGAAAGCCCGCCGGAGATGCGGTGGCATCGGCGGCAGAAACCGTCCCTGAAGACGCTTTCGACAAGGAACTCATGGGGTTGACTGGAGGATTCCCTGGCGGCGAGAAGGGACTGCAGTCTTTCATCGAGAAGAATCCGCCGCCGCCGAAGAAACCAGCTGAGAAGGCGAGCGCAGCAGCAGTGCCAAGCTTGAAGAAGCCCAAGGCACCGGAGCTGCCGATTCTGATGCCCGGAATGATCGCACTCGTGAAGAACCCGAACAACCCGTATTACATGTACTGCGGGATCGTGCAGAGGATCACCGATGGAAAAGCCGGGGTGCTGTTCGAAGGAGGGAATTGGGATCGGTtgataactttcaatttggaCGAGctcgagaggagagagaaaggaccTCCCATGAAGAATCCTAGGTCTGTGATCATTGAGAATCTCCTTAAAAATGAACCTTGA
- the LOC104443995 gene encoding uncharacterized protein LOC104443995, with amino-acid sequence MTGGQALKRIPRIKFPQRRPNPSGTVSEPKSASAAPSVQTFFANSKVSTSTGGKASLQPKRTAVSQEEIEAILLGGSF; translated from the exons aTGACCGGAGGCCAAGCGCTGAAGCGGATCCCCAGGATCAAGTTCCCGCAGCGGCGCCCGAACCCCTCCG GTACTGTATCCGAGCCTAAATCTGCATCTGCTGCTCCCTCTGTTCAAACATTCTTTGCAAATTCAAAGGTTTCAACATCTACCGGAGGAAAGGCCTCACTTCAGCCGAAACGAACAGCTGTGTCCCAGGAGGAGATCGAGGCTATTTTG TTGGGTGGCTCCTTCTGA